In Candidatus Bathyarchaeota archaeon, the following proteins share a genomic window:
- a CDS encoding sugar phosphate isomerase/epimerase translates to MNLADNVACVRELGFDSLEFNMKCVQRDDEECVYEAKRLIEANGLECLTLHAATIHVQSEDELATAAYYGKVSADFAYKLSAPVLVVHSNVSRRLPENVRAEFLARIFKVL, encoded by the coding sequence ATGAATTTAGCTGACAATGTAGCCTGTGTTCGAGAGTTGGGTTTTGATAGTTTGGAGTTTAACATGAAATGCGTGCAGAGAGATGATGAAGAATGCGTTTACGAAGCTAAGCGGCTTATTGAGGCAAACGGCTTGGAGTGCTTAACGCTGCATGCAGCTACGATTCATGTGCAAAGCGAGGATGAATTAGCCACGGCGGCTTATTACGGCAAGGTGTCAGCGGATTTTGCTTACAAGCTCTCTGCGCCAGTTCTCGTGGTTCACTCGAACGTCTCGCGAAGGCTGCCTGAAAACGTTAGAGCCGAGTTTTTGGCAAGAATCTTCAAGGTGCTGC